A region of the Lycium barbarum isolate Lr01 chromosome 1, ASM1917538v2, whole genome shotgun sequence genome:
CGAATGAATGgtttattacatagataaactggTTCAAGAATCTtacttgtcaaaaaaaaaaaaaaaacgcacaCACAAAAAGCAAGTTTGAGGATTTTGAGTACTTCCATATAAGCCAAGTTTTGTATCTAAAGTAGTGATAGCAACAGGTACATATATCTGAGGTGCGGGTTTctgctgctttagataagctagcTTACATGGAAGCATTGGTTAATGATAGGCTGCTACCAGAGAGGAGTACAGAAGAATCAGATCGCCGGTCTTCATCCTCCGGTACGTCTACAGTATCTAGAGATACGGCTAAAAGCAAGCAGCCTAGGAGGACCCTCAATGTGTCAGGTCCTGTCCAAGAATACAGCCCCCATTTGAAGAACTTCTGGTATCCTGTTGCTTTCTCCACTGATATTAAGGACGACACCATGGTAAGTCAATTACCTGATTTATGCAATAATCTCATTTTCATAACTGCAGACAACATGTTACCAATTTCTACAGTCTCTACAAATTAATAAGTCCCCCGAAAAAGGACATATTAAATTACTTAAATGGACTGATGCAATGCTGTGATGCCAACCAACAGGGGCGGAGCTAGTGTAGAGTTTGCGGGTTCGGCTGAACCCAGTAGCTTTAGTCCTAACCTTGTATTTGTCttaagaaattcattaaatatgtataaattatttagTTTAGACCCAACCAATAGCTTGTTGTACCAACTCCTTTCTAAATTTCTGCGAGGAGAGAATATGACAAGGAAAACTTAGATAGGAATTGGTCTGTTATGATTTTTATGCTTTTGCAATATTCTACTGTCTTGTTTGATGGTGGTCATTTGACTTTAAtgtatcagataccaattgattGCTTTGAGGAACCATGGGTGATTTTTCGTGGGAAAGATGGAAAACCTGGATGTGTCCAGAACACATGTGCACATAGAGCCTGCCCCCTTCATTTGGGATCAGTTAAAGAGGGTCGCATCCAATGTCCTTATCATGGTGAGAATAAGAAGAATATAAGCATTCTTCAGTCCGAATTTCCTATCTAGGAAATGACTCAAGTTGGTGTTTGATACGTGACGAATGCATGAAACAGCTGACATTTACTTTTATGTTTGTTTGGTGATCTTTAGGGTGGGAATATTCAACAGAAGGAAAATGCGAGAAAATGCCATCAACAAAATTTCTGAATGTCAAGATCAAAGCTTTGCCATGCTTTGAGCAAGAGGGAATGATATGGATTTGGCCTGGAAATGATCCTCCTGCAGCCAATATTCCTTCTTTACTGCCACCTTCTGGATTTCAAATCCATGCAGAGGTTTGAATCACTGCAACAACATTTTAATTGTTTATAGGAAGACTATCTAATAACAGTCAGTTTAAGTCTTTCTGCCTCATTCCTGCTGTTCTTGAAACTGgcagatagtgatggaacttccAGTGGAACATGGGTTACTTTTAGACAATCTGTTGGATCTTGCACATGCTCCTTTCACCCATACATCTACATTTGCTAAAGGATGGAGCGTCCCAAGGTATAAATTTTTAATGATGCCAAATAGTCTAGAAGTTAGTAACTCTGGTCTAGAACTAATCTGTTTTAATTTAAACAAACTGCCATCGGTTGTGAAATATCCATCTTAGACATTAAGGAACTGAAGGCGTAATTCCTGGTGTCCTGCATAATTTCTTAAAACTTACTGGATTGCTTCCCGAAATAAATAATTCAATTAATATCATCACCGAGACAATGTGGACATGCATGCATATTTCATTTCACCGAGGTAATGTTCATCTTGGTTAACTGCCATAAAGTTTTCCACCTATTAAATCAACCAGAACTTCTCAAATTCCTTCTAATAGTCTTTTGGGATTTGAATGAATGTGAAAAGATTCTTGTCGAGTATACCGAGTTAGATTAGTTGATAATTCTTACTATACAGGTTAATAATTCTTCAAGTCCCAAAATGAATTTTCTAAAGGAGAGTTGACTATATTTTATTGTTTGAAGTCATATTGTTCatagaaaattaaattttttgttaTCTTGTTTACAAATCTATGATAATGTTTCGTGCTCGTGTACATTGCGTAGAATAAAGATGTTGTGGAGCACAATCAGCTATAAACATAAAAGAGATGTTTCCACTTTCTGACAACCAAAACAATGTGATTCTATATTTGTCTTGTTTACTTTTTTGGTTGGGGAAGGGGAGGTGCAGTGGTTCCTATACCTGTCTGATGAATAAAGTCTGGCAGTAAAGGCCTGAAAATATGAACACTTACCAGTTACCTTTCTTTTTCAGCTTTGTAAAATTCTTGACTCCTGCATCTGGTCTGCAAGGATATTGGGATCCCTATCCGATAGATATGGAATTTCGACCACCTTGTATGGTTCTATCAACCATTGGAATCTCAAAGCCAGGCAAATTGGAGGGGCAGAGCACCAAAGAGTGCTCTACGCACCTTCACCAACTTCATGTATGTTTACCTGCATCTCGACAGAAGACAAGGTTGCTATATAGGATGTCACTGGATTTTGCTCCCGTATTAAAACACATCCCTTTCATGCAATACGTGTGGAGGCATTTTGCTGAACAGGTTGGATTCAATCCTTAACATTGGTAGTGTTTGTCATTACTTAAAACTATTAAAAATGTAGATCGCCATCATTGACTTCTTTAAGATATATGACCTGCACATACCTATAATGCGAGTTCTCTGCACAATTTGGCCTGATTAATCTATGAAAAAAGTTCCTCCGTTTCCTTGTGTATTAGTCCCGGAAATTGATGCATTTAGAAAAACTAGTTGAAAGTTGGCTATATGAAGCCAAATTGGAGGTGGAGATTTCTCATGTTACCATTAACACGTTGGGCTGTGAAACAAACATTGCAAGATCATGTTTCAAAGCTCTCAGTACAAAATGGCTGAGCTCTTGAGTTTTCCACATCTATCTATTTATACAACAAAATGAATAAAAATAACTAAAAGTGAAGCTTGCCAACATGTAAAGTGGAAAAATATCTGCATTTATTTTTCTTGTAAACTGAATATTGCATTAAAGATTTCCCACCTAATAACTGAAAAGGAGGTATTTAAAAAGTTATGTTCTGATTGGCTTTTTGTGATCTATTCTTTGGGAAAACATTATCAGGTTTTAAATGAGGACCTACGGCTTGTGCTTGGTCAGCAAGAACGGATGCTCAACGGTGCTAACATTTGGAACCTACCTGTGTCATACGATAAGCTAGGAGTGAGGTACAGGATATGGAGAGATGCTGTAGAGAGTGGAGCAAAACAATTACCATTCAGCAAATGAACTAATCCAAGTACAGATTTTACTTCTCAAGATGATCGTACACTCTAAACAATTTTAGCTCTTTGAAGAACTTCAGTTGCTGAGAATCTCGCTTGGTATATGACACGGTTGCCACACTTGTTGCTCTGAGGAGATACCGCCCCATCCTGATATTGGTATGTCACCAAAAGGAGTGATTTCAGCGTAGCTCCCCTTGTAAAATAAACTGTGCACTAATTGTTTTTAGGTTCATGTATAGTTTAAACAACCTTGACCCCGCCATTAATTCTTTAATGTTTGCCCTAGCGTGCCTCCTAGAAAATCTGGAGGTATTTTTTCGTAGTCATGGAAATGGTCCTCCATCATGTATCATATTATCAATCTTCTGGGATTTGAATTGATAACACAATTTTTTTGCCAAAATGAAGAGAAAGATCTGATTTTCTAGCCGTTTGATCTAGTTTGGCCCAGAGTGTATTTTTGTCATCAAACTTATGTTCTTTCAATGTTTCCAGAATCAAGAAACAAAAGTACAGTCCATGGAGATGgagtttcttaaaataaaattttgataTAATTTTATTCAACAACGTAATATATGCGGTTGGTCCCAGTGTATAGAACAGCATGAAAGTGGATCATAGCTCGTAACAGATCTTAAAATCTGGTTCACTGAAGAGTAAGTCTGTAATGCTGAAGGCAAACAGATCAGGCCATAATGTATATGGAGATTATCAAATCTTCATCATCCTAAAAGATCAATTCTTAAAGTGGTAATATTTAAGAGTAACAATTTCATCATACTAGTAAAAGGTCAATTCTTCCACCAGACGTTTACTTGGGGTTTATGTAAAGctgctatatatgtatgagaccTCTTGAGCATTCACACCATTTCACCTTTGGACGATCAAAATACACAGCATGAAGAATAATTTGATATACATTAGCTGGGGTTAAAAGAGGTGGAGTAGGGGAGATAGTACTCCCTCCATCTAATAAAATACAACATATGAGCCTCAACTTCAAAAGTTTGAGGTCGATAATGTGAATCGTCAGTAACCATGTTGCTTCATTTAGACTCGGTGTAATTCAATATTTGAAGATTTAGGTTATctacattttcctttccttcaccttctaaaaaaaaagtgaatcttaAGCTTAACTAATTTGTAAAATATTACcttatgggaaaaaaaaaaactaatttgtatagcttatatatatatttttcttccaTTCCGCCCTATTTTGCGCCAAGTCTACATGCATTCCAAGAAATTATAGGCCATTTAAGATGATTTTCTTTCATTTGATTTTAGGTCTGCCTCGTCCTTTTATAATACTTTCAATAATTATAATTTCACCTATTGACTGGTGCATCAGAAGGTCAATGTAGGACATGAAAAAACTATCTCAAGTGGCCTTTTCTCATGTTAGCCTTTATATATATGCTATTTCATCTCGCCACCTTCAGTTGAATGTAATCTTTTCTTATCTTGTCTAATTTTATATGACCGCACATTCATCTAAACATCCACATTGATATAACACTCATCTTGTTGATCTCTTGCAATTATATTATCGAACTTGTCTTTCAATTTGATAGGTATTCTCCTATCGCATAACACTCCCATAGCACTTTTCTATTCAAACTGATTTTTGAGTAATTTCTTCATTTATAATCATACCATTTCCCTTAACATAGAGCTTGTTATCATGTTAATTTGCATTTACATACCGTAATCCTATTTAATTTCACCTCAATTTCATTCTTCTTTGTATGGTTTAAGCTCACAATGCATATATTTATATCTTGTTGAGCCATGCTtctaaaaacaacttattttaaaaagtatttttttcaaaagtaaaagtacttttggctaaaaacagtttgtgtttgaccaattaatttaaaaaatacttttaagcagcaattagtgtttcaccaagcttttaaaaagtgcttctcagtgtatttttttcaaaagtacttttcaaaaaagtacttttgggcaaaagttatttttttagcttatgaaaaactgcttctgttaCTCCCCCAAAACACTaatttctctcaaaagcttggcgaaacacctcactttttttaaaataagcacttattgaaaaaataaatactcTTGGGAAGAATAAGCTTTGGCCAAACAGGCTtaagcttatttttcccccaaaagtacttatttttttaataagtgcttattttaaaaaaagtgaggtgtttggccaagcttttgggagaaaataagtacttttggggagtagcagaagcagtttttcagaagctaaaaaaaatagtttttgtccaaaaacacttttttgaaaactacttttgagaaaaatacacatagaagcactttttaaaagcttggtcaaacactaattgctgctcaaaagtactttttaaattaattggccaaacgcAAACagcttttagccaaaagtactttttttgaaaagtacttttgaaaaaaatactttttaaaataagcagtttttagaagcttagccaaacaggctattagtttaACTTTTATTTATCTTAAACCTTACTCTCTAGAGCGTTTCTCCGTCATTCAAACTATTAGTTGAATTTGCTTGTTTCGTTAACAATATCGTCTACCATATACCATGAGATACAGATTGGCGAAAAGGTGATTATCAATTTAAAGTGGCTTAGCACATTTTGATTGTTGGATATGGAGACAATTTCCACTTAAGGAGAGAGGGAACAAGTGTTTTTATAACTGCAGTTACTAGAAACGAAGCACTGAGGCTAAATACGCCTCAATAGAGCTGAAGGAATAATTGAATAAAACTGATTCATAGAGTAATATTTAAGCAATTCTGCAATTAAGACATAGTTGATTGACTGATTAAAAGAGAAAGCTATGTCAAAAATGTTTAAACGAATGAATATAGAAATAAGGATTATATTATTTACAGTATTTGTTACGTTATGCACATATCATTTTCGTTGAGTCGAAAAATTTCTCCTTCCATTATGTTCAGAAGCCAGAAGTAAGAGGACAAGATAGCTTTTTTGTCATTAAACTAACGGAACTTTATCCACTCCTACTGCTCTTGAATTGCCTAGAGAAAACAAATGACAAAAGGTTAAATTATCAGTGTTATGACCCGAAAAAGGTGTATCAACATTCAGCGTAATCTTTCCAAACCACTAACATTTTCTTTTGGGAACCCAGGCAACCTAACCTGCGCACTGTGCCATAGCTAGGAAGTCGTAAATCACACAGCAGAAAATAGTACTAGGCAAATTCGATGCGACAAATTCTGACTAAAAAGGCTGCTAATGAGGTCATCTCAGGTTTCCACGTGGAAATCACTTGCCCAACCAACACAGTATTGTGATACTTACGGAAAATTCATTTGTAACTTGCACATTCAGAAACTGCTCACCAATCACCATTATGCCACCAAAACAGCACTATTAAATTGGTTTAAGTAATTACACATTTATATCATGTATTAGTACATTCGTTATTTTCTCTAACTTTCGTAATTACACATATAATACATTTTCAAAAGAGAACAAGCCAAAAAAACCTCAAATTTATTCCTCAAAGTCACACTTATTACAAGAAGAACATAACATAATTACAAACATCCATTTACATATGAGAACTCAGAGTGCATTACCACAGAAAGGGCAGAATCGGAAATCCGCATCCACTTCCCGGCGACAAAACTGACACCTAAGAACATCCGGCACTTCCGCCGAGGACGACGGCGGTGGAGTTAGTGATTGAGGGAAGAAAAGTTTGCAGTCGTTACAGTACATCACCGGCTCTTTTCCCGGCCATCGCCATACAGGAACAAAGAAGAGCTTCAAAACCTTGTCATAGTCGACTAGGTCGGCGCGTGATCCGCACGCTATGCAACGACCAACGCCGCTCTTCAATACTTGTCTCGCCTGTTGCTCTAGCCCTCCTACGAAGAAGAAAAACATTGCTTTGTTCTTTTGGGTTTTGTTTCTGATACTTTCTTGGTTTTTGATTTGGGTTATATTGGTATGAATTGGAGTTTTTGAAGAGATAGAGAAGAAAGCTGTAGAGAGCTGAAGAAAAAGTGAAGCATCTGGAGGATTCGTGGTTGTTCGGTTGGCTTGAGAATCAAGTTATTCGGGGACCGTTCTTGCctcgggtcatttgcacttttggccctaTTTTATGTTACTCTTTCATTTTAGTCCATCAAAATCGAATTTgcataaaaacataaaaataggcATCATAATATACACTATTTATGTTCGTGTCCTTAAAAATCTTATGCCCCAC
Encoded here:
- the LOC132641407 gene encoding uncharacterized protein LOC132641407 is translated as MFFFFVGGLEQQARQVLKSGVGRCIACGSRADLVDYDKVLKLFFVPVWRWPGKEPVMYCNDCKLFFPQSLTPPPSSSAEVPDVLRCQFCRREVDADFRFCPFCGNAL
- the LOC132641401 gene encoding chlorophyllide a oxygenase, chloroplastic — translated: MSAIATSAALSFPFSFSRSTKTFTRKCFKGGFGVFAVYEESGGLTDKKSSWLTIFDVEDPRSKFPQSKGKFLDANQALEVARFDIQYCDWRARQDVLTIMQLHEKVVEVLNPLAREYKSIGTMKKELAELQQELSQAHKEVHISEVRVSAALDKLAYMEALVNDRLLPERSTEESDRRSSSSGTSTVSRDTAKSKQPRRTLNVSGPVQEYSPHLKNFWYPVAFSTDIKDDTMIPIDCFEEPWVIFRGKDGKPGCVQNTCAHRACPLHLGSVKEGRIQCPYHGWEYSTEGKCEKMPSTKFLNVKIKALPCFEQEGMIWIWPGNDPPAANIPSLLPPSGFQIHAEIVMELPVEHGLLLDNLLDLAHAPFTHTSTFAKGWSVPSFVKFLTPASGLQGYWDPYPIDMEFRPPCMVLSTIGISKPGKLEGQSTKECSTHLHQLHVCLPASRQKTRLLYRMSLDFAPVLKHIPFMQYVWRHFAEQVLNEDLRLVLGQQERMLNGANIWNLPVSYDKLGVRYRIWRDAVESGAKQLPFSK